From Bradyrhizobium erythrophlei:
GTAGCTCGACGTTGGAAGATGTGATCCGAACGTTGGAAGCGATCGCAATCAATGAATGTCCTCGCCACACCGCTTGCTTGCGCGTCGGTCGGCATGGCGCAAATTGCTATCTTGATCTTTGTGATGACACCTGGCGCGCCGTTGAGATCACGGCGCATGGATGGAAAGTGGTGGAGCGCCCCCCGGTTAAGTTCATTCGAACACCGGCCATGCGGGCGTTGCCCGAACCGGAGCCCGGCGAAGGTATCGAGATTTTTCGAGACCTGGTGAACGTCAAGGATGATGACAGCTTTAAGCTTGTCGTCGCGTTCATGGTCGCCGCCCTACGTGACCGTGGCCCTTATCCCGTGCTCGTGGTGAACGGCGAGCAGGGCACCGGCAAGTCTGTGTTTTCGCGGATGGTGCGCGGCTTGATCGATCCCAGCGCGGCGCCGATCCGCGCTGCTCCTAAGGATGATCGCGACCTGATCGTGTCGGCCATGAACTCGAAGGTGCTTGCCTTCGACAATCTTTCCTCGGTGCCGAACTGGCTATCGGACGCACTTTGCCGAATCGCCACCGGCGGCGGCTTCGCCACCCGCATGTTGCATACCGACCGCGATGAGGTGATCTGTGAAGTGCAGTCTCCGGTGATCCTTAACGGGATTCCATCGCTCACTGATCGCGCTGACCTAGCCGATCGGGCATTGAACGTTCACCTTCGGGTCATCCCTGAGTCCAAGCGCCGCCCGGAAGACGCGTTGTGGGAGGACTATCACAAGCGCCAACCCTTGATTCTCGGTGCATTGCTCGACGCCATCAGCGCCGGGCTGCGCAACGTTGCCAGCGTCAAATTGGATCGCCTTCCGCGCATGGCCGACTTCATGAAGTGGGTTACTGCGGCAGAGAGCGGTCTTGGGTGGGAATCGGGAGAGTTTGTGGCCGCCTACACACGCAACCGCGTTGAGGTTGCGGACGGCGCGTTTGAAGCCGATGCGGTGGCAGTTGCAATCCGAGACTTTATGCGTGCGGGTACCGAGCAGGTTTGGACTGGCACGGCAACCGAGTTGCTGGGTCGGCTCGCCAACCACGCCACTGATACGATTCGTAAGTCGCGCGCCTGGCCGGCCACGGCTTCGGGGCTCGGCAACCGCCTCGATCGCGCGGCGCCGTTGCTGCGCGCCAAAGGTTTCACGATCGACCGACGCAAATCTGACGCGCGGCTGATCTCGATTATCGCGCCCAACGACGATGTGGCGCCAATTTAGGAGTCACTGATGTCTCAAATCGCTTTTGACAACGAACTAAGCAGGTTTCATCTTACTGGCCAACGGATGCCGGGCGTGATTCCGTCTTCGCACTGATTCGCGGAGGCGAGACATGGCAGGTAAATCTCCAGTCGTGGCGAGTGAAGAGCAGCAGGCGGCATTGCGGACCCTTGCAGTTTCGCGCGATCGCGGGGAGGCGGATCGGGCGAGAGCCGTATTGCTGACGTTATCGGGTTGGACCAGCCCACGCATTGCGGAAGCGTTCGGCGTTCGCGAGGATACGGTGCGTCTGTGGCGCAGCGATTTTGCGCGCGGCGGGGTCGAGGCACTCAAGACGAGCCCTGCACCGGGACCGGCCCCTGTCAAAGCGGAAGCTGCGCTGAGAGTTGCGAGGCCATTGCTGGAAGCGCCGGTTGCCGACCGGCACAACTGGACGCTGGCGCGCCTCATTGGCGAGATCGAGGCCCGCGAGGGCGTCACCATCTCCAAATCGCGTCTGTCCAAGGTGCTACGCAAAAAAAGTTCCGCTGGCGCCGACCGCGACACACCCTGAAGGGCCGCCAGGACGCCGATGCCGTCGACCGCGTGGGCCTCAGGCTGGCACTGCGAAAGGCGCAGGCAGAGGCCGGTGATATCGTGCTTCTCTTCGCCGATGAGAGCGAGGCGTTGACGCATCCTTATCTGGCCAGAGCCTGGGCCAAGTGTGGCGCCGATCTGCGGGTGCAGGCGCCAGGACAGGCCAAGAAGGTTGCGATGATGGGAGCGCTCGATCACACCGCGCGCAAGCTCATTGTGCACACAAGCCGAACCAAGCGTAGCACCGATTTCATTGCGCTCTTGGAAACGCTCGACGGTCTGTATGGCCCGAGGCCGGGTCTGCCGACGAAACCCGTCGTCGTCGTGCTCGACAACGGGCCGATCCACGTGAGCAAGGCGACAACCGCTGCCCTCACGGCCCGTGCCCACTGGCTCACCGTCGAATGGCTGCCCAAGTACGCGCCCGAACTCAACGACATCGAAGTTGTCTGGCACGATCTCAAAGCCCATCATCTGGCCCACCAGACCTTCACCGATGCCGAAGCTCTCGATCGAGCAATCCACGCCGCCGTAACCTCCTTGAACTCCGAGCGAAACCTCGATCCGTTGGCCAAACAAAGAATCTCTGCTTAGATTCGGGGCTCTGGCTCTCCATTGCGGAACTGGCGCGACTCAAGAAGCTGTCGCGACAAAGCGTCCACGAGCGTGTTCGCCGAATGATCAAGGCCGGTGCCCTCACGATTCGCGGCGATAGGCGGTCGCTTCGCGTCAATTTGGCCCAATTCGATCGCGCTGTCGGCGAGGTTGGCGACGCTATCAAGGAGGGCGCCGCTGAAACGCGGGCCGAAGACAGCCGTACGGTCACCTCACCCGCATTGCGCGATCACCAAGCTCGCGCGGCGCAATACACCGCCGATCTCAAGTTTTTGGAGCTTGAGGAAAAGCTCCGGCGCCTTGTGCCGGTGGCGGAAGTCCAAGAGGCCAGCATCAAGGTCGGCGAGACAGTCGTTCGCGTAATCGAACGCTTGCCGACCTTCGCGGAGGCGATTTCGAGCGCTGCCACTAAGGATGGCGCGCAAGGCGCGCGTGTCGTATTGAGAGACATCGCGCGCCAGCTTCGTACTGAAATCGCTGAGGCGATGGGTGCGATCGGAGCCGAGGCCGAACCTTGGAAGGTCGATCCGATAAGCGGCCACTACATTCCACCATCAGCGCAATAGCCAACGCCGGGAGCGACGGCGCGCAAAAGCATTTTTATAGCCGCCCTGCTTCGCAGCGGCGGCCATCCATGCGTTAAAATCTGACGTCGAGGGATATTTTGCGCAGCACGTTCGAGCTGCCGTCATGTGTGGGTGTTCCGCAGATCATGACGCGGCGGCATAGTCAGTCGCAGTTAGTCGCCGAACAACCTGCAAGGCGCCCGCCTCGTCCCCGCCCCCCTTCTCAATCATTGCAGCACGTTGCCCGTTGATGCCGGACGGCCTTACGGCGCAGCGCGCCGCCCTCGCCGCATATTTGCGGAAGTTCTAATGTCGCTGGCGAAGCTGTGCGCTCTAGCTATCTCTCCTTTTGATGTGGTGGAGACGGCGGCCTCCTCGACGCCGACGCGCGAAGGCACGGGTCCTTCCTGGGGGGTGGGCCTCTACGGCTCAAGGCGGCACCGAGAACGCGCTAGGCGCTCAGTTGTTGAGCTACCCTGACGACCCTGACGTATCGCACTGAGCACGCCTCGTGTCGTCGGGATAAGCGCCATCACCCTGACGAGCCCCAAATTTTTCCAGACGGCTTGGACGGCGCCGGGCGACAATCCGCACGTATGAGAAACCCGCATGGCTATCGCGTTTCGGACGACTTGGGCGCCTTGGACGGCCGCATTCCTATTTCAAAGAAAAAGATTTCAAGTACAGATCTGAGCAATCTGACATCATGCTAATCTCGCATGGCTTGCTCAGTTCGCCATCCCCGGCCAGCGTGCGGCAAAGGTGTGAGCGAGGGAGCGGGGCACAAACCTTATCCGTCTGAAATTCGGCCCGACTGCTTGCTATGTGCTTGCGCAAAATTGTGATCGATTGTCGAGGGCAAGAGTGCCAATCGTCAAAGTCTTGAGATTAAAAGGAAAATGGTGGTACAGTTGGGTGGGCTCGAACCACCGACCTCCTGTTCCACAGACAGGCGCTCTAACCAACTGAGCTACAACTGCATCCGTTTCCGGCCCCGAAAAAGGGGTGGCCGAACGGGGCGGAAACTAGGTGCAACGGCCCGCTTTGGCAAGGCCGCCGGCGGCCTTCTATCGCGCCATCCGCGCCCCCGAAAAGACGGCAAAAAAACAGGAGGCCCGGGGTTCGCCCGGGCCTCCTGCGAAGAGAATGATTGATCAGGCGGCCGGCTTGAACAGTTTCGACGCGTTGGTCTTGATCGGCTCGACCGTCTCGGCGGCGACCTTCTGGCTCAATTCGGCGAGCTCCTTGGCCTGGGCGGTGATGGCCTCGAACTGCTTCTTGGCGTGGGAGGTCCACAGCTCGACCGCCTCGGAAGGCGATTTGATGGCGAGCAATTCCTGCGCGAAGTCCAGCGACGCGGTGGTGTTGGCCTTCATCATTTCCATCAGCTTGGCGGAATATTCGCTGGCGCCCTTGCTGGCGCAAGTGAACACCGCCTCGATGGTGCCATTGTTGCTCTCGGCGACGTCCTTGAACTTGGCGTAGCTGTCGCGCGCTTGCGAAACGCCCTTCTCGGCGAAGGCGCGCATCTGCTCGGGAACCTCGAACGGGATGACGGAGGAGGAGAAAGGATCGGAACTTGCCATGGCATGAATCCTTCGAAAAACGGGGTGAAACAAATGTGACCCCTTGCCTTCTCGGTAATTAAATACCAAGAACGTCGACCGGATCACGCTGCGGGAATGTCCTACGCGGGAATGTCCTACGTCGGACACCGGACGGTTGTAGCCATACATCGTGTCAATTTTGTGCAACGCAATACAATGAGGCACAATTTAAGATGGCACGGCCACCCGGAAGGGCCGCAGCGACCTCTTCCGGATTTTCGACGGCGAGACGCGCCTGGGCGGTCTGGCGCCTCAAACCTTGGGCTTGGCGGCCTCCATCGCCGCCTTGCTGACGATCTGGCCCATTTCGCTGGCCTGCTCGGCCAGCGAGCGCATCTGCGTCTGCACATATTCGCTGTGCAGCTTCATGATTTCGGTCAGATCCTTGGCGTGCAGCAGCGACTGCGCATAGTCTAGCGAGGCCTGCACGTTCTTTTCGGCATAGGATATCGCCTTGGCGCCGATGTCCTTGGCGCCGGCGCGAACCGTCTCCCCCCGCTCCTCGATCGTCCCCGCGGTCGACTGCGCGCTGGCGAGGAATTTCTCGAAGGCCTTGCGGGCCTGATCGAAGCTCGCCTCCGCCATCGATCGCATGTCCTTCGGAATCTCGAAACGCCCTTCTTCGCTCATGGTCCCACTCCCTGTTGCTGTTGCACATCGAAGGGGCCACCCACGGCCCCTGCTCCCGTCCGCCCAAAGCCAGATCATCCCAACGCCAGATCACCGGCACATGACTTCGCCGGTACACTTCGCCGGTGCGACGTGGCACCAGCTGGTTCCTCATCGTGAACCCTTCGTCGGCGTTTGCAATCACCCAACGCCGCAGGCACCAATCTGGTTCAGACGAATTGAATTAAGGTTATCCTGGCTTGGAGACTGGCCCAGGGCGGGCAGGCCGTGGACCTGACCTCACCCGCGGGCGATACTGACGTTCCATTTGGGCTGCCATCGTTCGGCGGCCGATTCTTTAAGTCATCAAGGGCAAGCGCCTCGCCAGTCGGATCATGTCGTTGCGATGAACAATTCGGAATTCCAGTTGCGAGGCATCGGCGATCCGCGACTGGCGGTGCATGCGACAAGCGCCCTCCCCGCCTGGCTCTGGTCAGTCGACGGCACGCGGGTCCTGTGGGCCAATCCGGTCGGCGCCAAAGTGTTCGGCGCGGCCAATGCCACCGCACTCGCCAAAAAACTGTTCGGTCCGGCCGACGCCCACCGGCGCCAGGTGGCGCAACTCGCAGGCCGACTGCCGCTGAACTGCGCGATGCGGCTGGAGCGGCTGCGCGGCTTCGGCGCGTCGCTCGGCAGGCTCGTCACCTGCGGCTGTGCCCGGCTTGAATTCGCCGATGGCGGCCACGGCGTCCTGGTCGCCGCCGCCGAACCAAACGGGCGCGCGATGCCGCTGGCGGAGCGGTTGCGGCGGCTGGTCGATGGCATCGATTCCCCGGTCGCAGCCTTTGCGCGCGACGGCCTGTTCATCGGCGCCAGCGACGCAGGCCGTCCGCTGCTCGGCTTTCGCAATCTCTCCGAGGCCGGCCTCGACGAAGCGCGCAGCAACGCGCTCAGGCACGGCCGCGTCGAAACGCCCATCGGCATCGGCCACATGGTACTATGGCGCGTCGGCTCCGGCGCGGATGTCGGCCTGGTCGCGCTGCTCGCGCCGGGCGCGACGGCGGCCGCGCATCACAGACATGTCGCACCGGCAATGCCGCAGACAGCTCTCGCCGAGCCCGCGGCGGAGCCTGTCGCACCAGTGGTGGAGCAGCCCATGCCCGATGACGAACAGCCCGCGACATCGGGCGAAGCCCCGGCCGTATTTGCGCTGGTTGATGAGTTCGCCGATGAGCTGCCGGCCGAGACGGTCGAAGCCGCAGCAGCCGAGCCCGCGAGCGAACTGGTAGCGCCAGCGGCGGAGCTGCCGATCCCGGACTACGAGCAGCCCGCCAATTCCGGCGAAGCGCCAGCCGAATTTGTGCTGGTCGACGAGTTCGTCGATGAGCCGTCCATGGAGACGGTCGAAACCGCAGCCGACGAGCCCGCGACCGAGCCGTTCGCACCGCCGGCGGAGCAGCCGATGCCCGGCTACGAACAGCCGGCCGATTCCGGCGAGGCACCGGCCGAGTTCGCACTGATCGAGGGAGCCTCCGCACAGCCTGCCGAGCCCGAACAGCCCGCCGACGAACCCGCCGCCGAGAACGAACCGCCCGAGAACGAATCCTGTTCCCGCGAGCCATCTCCCTATGTCGAAGCCGTGGCCGACGAGCCGACGCCGCCGCATACCCGGGCGCCGTCATGGCTCGACGAGCCCGCGCCCGAGAGCCGCCGTCACCCGCTGCGCTTCCTGTGGCAGATGGATGCCGAAGGCCGTTTCTCGCTTGGCTCGGACGAATTCACCGGCCTGATCGGCCCGCGCACGGCCGCCGGCTTCGGCCGGTTGTGGCGCGAAATCGCGGAATCCTTCGCGCTCGATCCCGAAGGCCGCCTCCTCAAGGCGGTCGCCACCCGCGATACCTGGAGCGGCATCACCCTGAACTGGCCGGCCGACGGCGGCGGACGCTTGCCGGTCGAATTGTCGGGGCTGCCGGTCTACGACGGATCGCAGAAGTTTGCCGGCTATCGGGGATTCGGGGTTTGCCGCGATCTCGACGGCCTGACGCGGCTGGCCGCGCTGCGCCGCTTCGAGTTGCTCAGCGCCCGGACGCCGCCACAAACGGATCCGGCGGACATCGTTCAGGCCGAACTAACGAAAGATTCCGCCGCGAATTTGCCTTCGGTTCCCGATACCCAGAATGCCGGCCGTGCGGAGTTGCCTGCCCCTGACGCCGACCAGACTTCACCGCAAAACGATTTGGACACACACCTGGAAACGCCCGTCGAAATACCCAAGAACGTGCTGCCGTTCCGGCCCTTAGGTGAACCGAAACCGGGCGAAGCGAAATCGCCGGGCCTGACGCCGGTGGAAAACAGCGCCTTCAACGAACTCGCCCGGCAATTGTCGGCGCGGCTCGAGAGCGAACACGGCGCGGCCAGTGCCGCGACGGCAACTTCCGCGGAGCCCGCCGCGGCCGCGATCGAGCTGCCACTGGCGACGCAGCCCGTCAGCGAACAGGCCGGCTGGCTGGTGCAACCCGAGCCGCCGCCGCGCGGCGAAGCCCGGCGCGACCGCGCGCTGCTCGACCTGTTGCCGGTCGGCGTCCTGATCTATCGGCTCGACCGGCTGGTCTATGCCAATTCAGCGTTTCTGACCCGGATGGGATATGTGAACCTTCATGCGCTGGAGGATGCCGGCGGGCTCGACGCGCTCTATGTCGAGCCCGGCGTCTCCAACGCCAGCAGCACCTCCGACACCGGCACGCCGGTGACGATTTCGGCGCCTGACGCCTCGACCGGACATATCCCGTCCTCGGCGATCGACGCGCGGCTCTACACCATCAGCTGGGACGACGACCAGGCGCTGGCCCTGATTTTCTCGGGCACCGGAATGGAAAGCGCCGATGTCGCCGCCGCGATCTCGGAGGCACCTCCCGCGCCGGAGCCCTCGCCGGTCGGCCACGCCAATGCCGAGGAACTTGGCGCCATCCTCGATACCACGGCCGACGGCATCGTGATGTTCGATGCCGAGGGTAATCTCAATTCGTGCAACCGCAGCGCCGAAGCGCTGTTCGGCTATGACGGCGATGAATTCGTGCGGCGCAATCTGGTCGAGCTGTTCGCGCCGGAAAGCCAGCGCGTGGTGATGGATTATCTGGAAAGCATCAAGGGCGCCGGCGTCGCCAGCCTGCTTGAGCACGGCCGCGACGTGCTCGGCCGCGCCAGCCGCGGCGGGATCATTCGACTGGCGATGACGATCGGACGCACCCGCCACGACGGTCCGAATTTCTTCGCGGTGTTTCGCGATCTGTCGGAGACCAGGAAGAGCGAAAGCGAACTGCAGCAGGCGCGTCGGCTGGCCGACCGCGCCGCCAACGCCAAGGCCGACCTGCTGGCGCGGATCAGCCACGAGGTCCGCACGCCGCTCAACGCCATCATCGGCTTTGCCGAAGTGATGATCGGCGAACGCTTCGGCGCGCTCGGCAACGAGCGCTACGTCGAATACATGAAGGACATCCGCGCCTCCGGCGAACGCGTGATCGCCATCATCAACGACCTCACCGATCTCTCCAGGATCGAGACCGGCAAGCTCGATCTCACCTTCGCCAACCAGAACCTCAACGACCTCGTCGAGCAATGCGTCGCGGTGATGCAGCCGCAGGCCAACCGCGAACGCATCATCATCCGCACCTCGCTGGCGCATGCACTGCCGGCGGTTCTTGCCGACGCCAGCGCGCTGCGCCAGATCACGCTCAACCTGATCGGCAATTCGATCCATCTCGCCAATGCCGGCGGCCAGGTCATCGTCTCCACCGCGCTGTCGGATTTCGGCGACGTGGTCCTGAGGGTGCGCGATACCGGCCAGGGCCTCAACGACAACGAGGTCGCCGCCGCGATGGAGCCGTTCCGGACCCAGGCGCCCGCGGATCAGGCCGCCGAAAGCTCCGGCGTCAGCCTGTCGCTGACCAAAGCGCTGGTCGAGGCCAACCGCGCGCAATTCCACCTCAAGACCGGCGCGCGTTCCGGCACGCTGGTCGAAGTGGTGTTTTCGCAGGCGATGGCGAAGACCTGAGCGTCGTCCGGTTCGGCGCGGCTTCATCCTTCGAGACGCGGCCAATCGGCCGCTCCTCCAGCGATAAGGGCGAAGCCGTTACGCAGGGATGAGGTCTGAGATCCCTCATGGCGAGGAGCGCGGCAACGCCGCGCGTTTCGAACCATCAGGCGATAGGCCAAGCCGAACGGCGGTGCGGGAATCTGTCGCGCCCGATCGGCGCGGCACGGCACAATCTTTGCTCGGTATTTGCGGATTGAATGCAAGCGGCCGCCCGCCGCCTACTCCTTGAGCATCCGGATTGATCTGACATGCGCTGCCTGGTCGTCGCGGATCTGCATTATTCGCTGCCGCAATTCGACTGGCTGCTCAGCGCCGCGCCGCAATTCGACCTCGTCATCTTCGCGGGCGACGCGCTCGACATCGGGTCGATGGTCGATTTCCGCGCCCAGATCGTGGTGGTGAAGAGGTATCTTTCGCTGCTGTCGGCGATCACACCGGTGATTCTCTGCTCCGGAAATCACGACCTCGACGAGCGCAATCCCGAGGGCGAAAAGGTCTCGCGATGGATCGGCGAGATGCGCGAACTCGGCATCGCCTGCGACGGCGACAGCCTGACCATCGGCGACACCCTCTTCACCGTCTGTCCGTGGTGGGATGGACCCAAGGTCAAGCAGCGGCTCGAGGAGCAACTGCGCGCGGCTGCGGCGGTGCGGCTGAAACGCTGGATCTGGGTGCACCATGCGCCGCCCGCCAACTCGCCGACGAGCTGGGGCGGCAAACGATTTTTCGGCGACGTCGAACTGGTGCAGTGGATCAAGACCTATCAGCCCTCGATGGTGATCTCGGGTCATGTGCACCAGTCGCCATTCATTGCCGACGGCTCCTGGTTCGATCGGCTCGGCGACAGCTGGGTGTTCAACACCGGCCGCCTGCCCGGTCGCCCGCCGGACTATATCGTGCTCGATCTCGATGATGGCACCGCGTTCTGGCTGGCGGTTGGCGAAGAAGGACAATGCATCGACCTCAAGGCGCCGTTGCAGCGACCGGCAACCGTGATCGCCGATCCGCCGGAATGGCTTACATCCTTGGATCGGATTGTCGATCCGATCCTGGCGAGACCTGCGTCGGCGACAGGTTGATCATGCTCTGCAGGATGTCGCCGACCATCGCGAGGTGGTTGCCGTGGCCGGCATATTGCCGCTTGAGATCGGCGAGATAGGTGTTCGCGACATTGAGCCGTTGCGCCAGCATCCGCGCGATCAACAGCGCCACCTCCGGCGTCTCACGCAGCACGGA
This genomic window contains:
- a CDS encoding helix-turn-helix domain-containing protein; the encoded protein is MAGKSPVVASEEQQAALRTLAVSRDRGEADRARAVLLTLSGWTSPRIAEAFGVREDTVRLWRSDFARGGVEALKTSPAPGPAPVKAEAALRVARPLLEAPVADRHNWTLARLIGEIEAREGVTISKSRLSKVLRKKSSAGADRDTP
- a CDS encoding IS630 family transposase, which produces MKGRQDADAVDRVGLRLALRKAQAEAGDIVLLFADESEALTHPYLARAWAKCGADLRVQAPGQAKKVAMMGALDHTARKLIVHTSRTKRSTDFIALLETLDGLYGPRPGLPTKPVVVVLDNGPIHVSKATTAALTARAHWLTVEWLPKYAPELNDIEVVWHDLKAHHLAHQTFTDAEALDRAIHAAVTSLNSERNLDPLAKQRISA
- a CDS encoding phasin, whose product is MASSDPFSSSVIPFEVPEQMRAFAEKGVSQARDSYAKFKDVAESNNGTIEAVFTCASKGASEYSAKLMEMMKANTTASLDFAQELLAIKSPSEAVELWTSHAKKQFEAITAQAKELAELSQKVAAETVEPIKTNASKLFKPAA
- a CDS encoding phasin; the encoded protein is MSEEGRFEIPKDMRSMAEASFDQARKAFEKFLASAQSTAGTIEERGETVRAGAKDIGAKAISYAEKNVQASLDYAQSLLHAKDLTEIMKLHSEYVQTQMRSLAEQASEMGQIVSKAAMEAAKPKV
- a CDS encoding sensor histidine kinase; the protein is MNNSEFQLRGIGDPRLAVHATSALPAWLWSVDGTRVLWANPVGAKVFGAANATALAKKLFGPADAHRRQVAQLAGRLPLNCAMRLERLRGFGASLGRLVTCGCARLEFADGGHGVLVAAAEPNGRAMPLAERLRRLVDGIDSPVAAFARDGLFIGASDAGRPLLGFRNLSEAGLDEARSNALRHGRVETPIGIGHMVLWRVGSGADVGLVALLAPGATAAAHHRHVAPAMPQTALAEPAAEPVAPVVEQPMPDDEQPATSGEAPAVFALVDEFADELPAETVEAAAAEPASELVAPAAELPIPDYEQPANSGEAPAEFVLVDEFVDEPSMETVETAADEPATEPFAPPAEQPMPGYEQPADSGEAPAEFALIEGASAQPAEPEQPADEPAAENEPPENESCSREPSPYVEAVADEPTPPHTRAPSWLDEPAPESRRHPLRFLWQMDAEGRFSLGSDEFTGLIGPRTAAGFGRLWREIAESFALDPEGRLLKAVATRDTWSGITLNWPADGGGRLPVELSGLPVYDGSQKFAGYRGFGVCRDLDGLTRLAALRRFELLSARTPPQTDPADIVQAELTKDSAANLPSVPDTQNAGRAELPAPDADQTSPQNDLDTHLETPVEIPKNVLPFRPLGEPKPGEAKSPGLTPVENSAFNELARQLSARLESEHGAASAATATSAEPAAAAIELPLATQPVSEQAGWLVQPEPPPRGEARRDRALLDLLPVGVLIYRLDRLVYANSAFLTRMGYVNLHALEDAGGLDALYVEPGVSNASSTSDTGTPVTISAPDASTGHIPSSAIDARLYTISWDDDQALALIFSGTGMESADVAAAISEAPPAPEPSPVGHANAEELGAILDTTADGIVMFDAEGNLNSCNRSAEALFGYDGDEFVRRNLVELFAPESQRVVMDYLESIKGAGVASLLEHGRDVLGRASRGGIIRLAMTIGRTRHDGPNFFAVFRDLSETRKSESELQQARRLADRAANAKADLLARISHEVRTPLNAIIGFAEVMIGERFGALGNERYVEYMKDIRASGERVIAIINDLTDLSRIETGKLDLTFANQNLNDLVEQCVAVMQPQANRERIIIRTSLAHALPAVLADASALRQITLNLIGNSIHLANAGGQVIVSTALSDFGDVVLRVRDTGQGLNDNEVAAAMEPFRTQAPADQAAESSGVSLSLTKALVEANRAQFHLKTGARSGTLVEVVFSQAMAKT
- a CDS encoding metallophosphoesterase family protein; protein product: MRCLVVADLHYSLPQFDWLLSAAPQFDLVIFAGDALDIGSMVDFRAQIVVVKRYLSLLSAITPVILCSGNHDLDERNPEGEKVSRWIGEMRELGIACDGDSLTIGDTLFTVCPWWDGPKVKQRLEEQLRAAAAVRLKRWIWVHHAPPANSPTSWGGKRFFGDVELVQWIKTYQPSMVISGHVHQSPFIADGSWFDRLGDSWVFNTGRLPGRPPDYIVLDLDDGTAFWLAVGEEGQCIDLKAPLQRPATVIADPPEWLTSLDRIVDPILARPASATG